A genome region from Streptomyces pratensis includes the following:
- the cutA gene encoding divalent-cation tolerance protein CutA: protein MTEPAWLTVLTTTDSEEKARNLARGAVDARLAACAQIPAPVTSVYRWQGAIETGEEWQVLFKTTAERYDELEAHLLAAHDYGTPEIIAVPVVRGSDRYLAWVSAETAPVATL, encoded by the coding sequence ATGACCGAGCCCGCATGGCTGACCGTACTGACCACGACGGACAGCGAGGAGAAGGCCCGCAACCTGGCCCGGGGCGCGGTGGACGCAAGGCTCGCCGCCTGCGCCCAGATCCCCGCGCCCGTCACCTCCGTCTACCGGTGGCAGGGTGCGATCGAGACCGGCGAGGAGTGGCAGGTGCTGTTCAAGACGACGGCCGAGCGTTACGACGAGCTGGAGGCCCACCTCTTGGCGGCGCACGACTACGGGACGCCCGAGATCATCGCCGTGCCCGTCGTACGCGGCAGCGACCGCTACCTCGCCTGGGTGTCCGCGGAAACGGCACCCGTCGCGACGCTGTGA
- a CDS encoding aminotransferase class IV yields the protein MTTSVPDPYVEFDGRPATGEDLRIPAFAGYGHFTAMQVRDRRVRGLALHLDRLDHANQELFGFPLDGERVRELIGHALDGARRHDASVRVHGFMPPGSTAPVPMVTVRGPVPADRTPRSLMSVPFARSVPHIKRPGEFCQIYYGEQARRAGFDDALLTSPGGMVTEGAITNIGFWDGTSVVWPDAPALTGITMALLESGLARTDRPSVRRGVTLEGLGEYRAAFVTNSQGIAPVHRIDDVPFDVDDDLMKTLGQVYDDAPRGAV from the coding sequence ATGACGACTTCCGTACCGGACCCCTACGTCGAGTTCGACGGGCGCCCCGCCACCGGGGAGGATCTGCGGATCCCGGCCTTCGCCGGCTACGGCCACTTCACCGCGATGCAGGTCAGGGACCGCAGGGTGCGCGGACTCGCCCTGCATCTGGACCGTCTGGACCACGCGAACCAGGAGCTGTTCGGATTTCCCCTCGACGGGGAGCGCGTTCGCGAACTGATCGGGCACGCACTCGACGGCGCCAGGAGACACGACGCGTCGGTCCGGGTCCACGGCTTCATGCCGCCGGGAAGCACGGCGCCGGTACCCATGGTGACGGTGCGGGGGCCGGTCCCCGCGGACCGTACGCCGCGCAGCCTGATGTCGGTCCCGTTCGCGCGCTCGGTGCCGCACATCAAGCGGCCCGGCGAGTTCTGCCAGATCTACTACGGGGAGCAGGCCCGGCGAGCGGGTTTCGACGATGCGCTGCTGACCTCGCCCGGCGGCATGGTGACCGAAGGGGCGATCACCAACATCGGTTTCTGGGACGGCACTTCCGTGGTGTGGCCGGACGCGCCGGCACTGACCGGCATCACCATGGCCCTGCTGGAGAGCGGACTCGCGCGGACGGACCGCCCATCCGTGCGGCGAGGGGTGACGCTGGAGGGACTGGGCGAGTACCGGGCCGCGTTCGTCACCAACTCGCAGGGCATCGCACCGGTCCACCGGATCGACGACGTGCCCTTCGACGTCGACGACGACCTGATGAAGACGCTCGGCCAGGTTTACGACGACGCCCCTCGCGGGGCCGTCTGA
- a CDS encoding class F sortase, which yields MDRTALKARAWLAGIAALCGLWLVHNGAAVRTVAPQPATAEAFAAGPGPRPGTRVAEPLRPSEPVRIRIPRIGVDAPMTGLGLGADGSLEAPPARDRNLAGWFEDGTRPGAEGTAIVAGHVDNDEGPSVFYALGSLKKGARVEIDRGDGRTAVFSVDAVEVYDKDDFPDDRVYDATRHASLRLITCGGGFTRETGYQGNVVAYAHLTEVR from the coding sequence GTGGACAGGACCGCGCTGAAGGCCAGGGCCTGGCTGGCGGGCATCGCCGCGCTGTGCGGACTGTGGCTGGTCCACAACGGCGCGGCCGTCCGGACCGTCGCCCCCCAGCCGGCCACGGCCGAGGCCTTCGCCGCAGGTCCCGGGCCACGGCCCGGAACACGCGTCGCCGAACCGCTGCGCCCTTCCGAACCGGTCAGGATCCGCATCCCCCGCATCGGCGTGGACGCACCCATGACAGGTCTCGGGCTGGGCGCGGACGGCAGCCTGGAAGCGCCGCCCGCCCGGGACCGCAACCTCGCGGGCTGGTTCGAGGACGGCACACGGCCCGGTGCCGAGGGCACCGCGATAGTCGCCGGTCACGTCGACAACGACGAGGGGCCGTCGGTCTTCTACGCCCTCGGCTCCCTGAAGAAGGGGGCCCGGGTCGAGATCGACCGCGGGGACGGCCGAACCGCCGTCTTCTCGGTCGACGCGGTCGAGGTGTACGACAAGGACGACTTCCCGGACGACCGGGTCTACGACGCCACGCGGCACGCCTCGCTGCGGCTGATCACCTGCGGCGGCGGCTTCACCCGCGAAACCGGCTACCAGGGCAACGTGGTGGCTTACGCACACCTCACCGAGGTGCGCTGA
- the nirB gene encoding nitrite reductase large subunit NirB: MPVSTPPTAPTAGVPTIVVVGHGMVGQRFLEALADRGLTAAAGTARVVVLCEEPRPAYDRVQLTSYFSGKTPEDLSLVEPGFMERHGIELRVGDPAESVDREARTVTARSGETFSYDTLVLATGSYPFVPPVPGKDAEGCFVYRTIEDLLAIEEYAKNAKTGAVVGGGLLGLEAAGALKGLGLDTHVVEFAPRLMPVQVDDGGGAALLRTIENMGLSVHTGVGTQEVTAGEDGRVDGMSLSDGSSLETDLVVFSAGVRPRDQLARDCGLAVGPRGGIIVDEECRTSDSDVFAIGECALASDGRVYGLVAPGYEMALAVAEVIAGNAASFTGADLSTKLKLLGVDVASFGDAHGAAEGCLDVVYADSRSGVYKKLVIGQDGTLLGGVLVGDADQYGTLRPMTGTVLPVAPEQLVLPAGAGGPVTLGPSSLPDEAVICSCHNVTKGAICEHTTLPEVKKCTKAGTGCGSCVKVIGQLLPQPEDQGLCGCFEYTRSELYEIVRTLGVTRYADLLDSHGREAARGGDGCEVCKPTVGSIIASLAPTVGASGYVLDGEQAALQDTNDHFLANLQRNGSYSIVPRIPGGEITPEKLIVIGEVARDFGLYTKITGGQRIDLFGARVDQLPLIWTRLVDAGFESGHAYGKSLRTVKSCVGQTWCRYGVQDSVKMAIDLELRYRGLRSPHKLKSAVSGCARECAEARGKDFGIIATAQGWNLYVGGNGGATPRHADLLAQDLSDAELVRLIDRFLMFYIRTADRLERTSTWLDRIEGGLDHVRDVVVHDSLGICDELERLMTDHVAGYRDEWAETINDPERLRRFVTFVNAPDAPDPSVKFVPERDQVKPDLDILAGPVLAIRTLEGTSS, from the coding sequence ATGCCGGTGTCCACTCCCCCGACCGCCCCCACCGCAGGCGTGCCGACGATCGTGGTCGTCGGGCACGGCATGGTCGGACAGCGGTTCCTGGAAGCGCTCGCCGACCGTGGCCTGACCGCCGCCGCCGGGACCGCCAGGGTCGTCGTGCTCTGCGAGGAGCCGCGCCCCGCGTACGACCGGGTGCAGCTGACCTCGTACTTCTCCGGGAAGACTCCGGAGGACCTCTCACTCGTCGAGCCCGGTTTCATGGAGCGCCACGGCATCGAGCTGCGCGTCGGCGACCCCGCCGAGAGCGTCGACCGTGAGGCGCGCACCGTCACCGCGCGCTCCGGGGAGACCTTCTCCTACGACACGCTGGTGCTGGCCACCGGCTCGTACCCCTTCGTCCCGCCCGTGCCGGGCAAGGACGCCGAGGGCTGCTTCGTCTACCGCACCATCGAGGACCTCCTCGCGATCGAGGAGTACGCGAAGAACGCGAAGACCGGCGCGGTCGTCGGCGGCGGGCTCCTCGGTCTTGAGGCCGCGGGAGCGCTGAAGGGCCTCGGACTCGATACGCACGTCGTGGAGTTCGCCCCCCGGCTGATGCCGGTCCAGGTCGACGACGGCGGCGGCGCGGCGCTGCTGCGCACCATCGAGAACATGGGGCTCTCCGTCCACACGGGTGTCGGCACCCAGGAGGTCACCGCGGGTGAGGACGGCCGGGTCGACGGCATGTCCCTCTCTGACGGCTCCTCGCTGGAGACCGACCTCGTCGTCTTCTCCGCCGGCGTGCGCCCCCGGGACCAGCTGGCCCGTGACTGCGGTCTGGCGGTCGGTCCCCGCGGCGGCATCATCGTCGACGAGGAGTGCCGGACCTCCGACAGCGACGTCTTCGCGATCGGCGAGTGCGCGCTGGCCTCGGACGGCCGGGTCTACGGGCTGGTGGCACCCGGTTACGAGATGGCGCTGGCGGTCGCCGAGGTGATCGCGGGCAACGCGGCCTCCTTCACCGGCGCCGACCTCTCCACGAAGCTGAAGCTGCTCGGCGTGGACGTCGCCTCGTTCGGTGACGCGCACGGCGCGGCCGAGGGCTGCCTCGACGTCGTGTACGCCGACTCCCGCTCGGGTGTCTACAAGAAGCTGGTGATCGGCCAGGACGGCACGCTGCTCGGCGGTGTCCTGGTCGGCGACGCCGACCAGTACGGCACGCTGCGGCCGATGACCGGCACGGTGCTTCCCGTCGCCCCGGAGCAGCTGGTGCTGCCGGCCGGTGCGGGCGGACCGGTCACCCTCGGCCCGTCCTCGCTGCCCGACGAGGCAGTGATCTGTTCCTGCCACAACGTCACCAAGGGCGCGATCTGCGAGCACACCACGCTGCCCGAGGTGAAGAAGTGCACCAAGGCCGGTACGGGCTGCGGTAGTTGCGTCAAGGTCATCGGACAGCTGCTGCCGCAGCCCGAGGACCAGGGGCTGTGCGGGTGCTTCGAGTACACCCGCAGCGAGCTGTACGAGATCGTCCGCACCCTGGGCGTCACGAGGTACGCCGACCTCCTCGACTCGCACGGCCGTGAGGCGGCCCGTGGTGGCGACGGCTGCGAGGTCTGCAAGCCCACGGTCGGTTCGATCATCGCGTCGCTGGCGCCCACGGTCGGCGCGAGCGGCTACGTCCTGGACGGCGAGCAGGCCGCTCTCCAGGACACCAACGACCACTTCCTGGCCAACCTCCAGCGCAACGGCTCGTACTCCATCGTGCCGCGCATCCCCGGTGGTGAGATCACCCCGGAGAAGCTGATCGTGATCGGCGAGGTGGCCCGGGACTTCGGCCTCTACACGAAGATCACCGGTGGTCAGCGGATCGACCTCTTCGGCGCCCGCGTGGACCAGCTGCCGCTGATCTGGACGCGCCTGGTGGACGCCGGCTTCGAGTCCGGGCACGCCTACGGGAAGTCGCTGCGGACGGTCAAGTCCTGTGTGGGGCAGACCTGGTGCCGCTACGGCGTGCAGGACTCGGTGAAGATGGCCATCGACCTGGAGCTGCGCTACCGGGGGCTGCGCTCCCCGCACAAGCTGAAGTCGGCGGTCTCGGGCTGTGCCCGGGAGTGCGCGGAGGCCCGCGGCAAGGACTTCGGGATCATCGCGACGGCGCAGGGCTGGAACCTCTACGTCGGCGGCAACGGCGGCGCCACCCCGCGCCACGCGGACCTGCTCGCCCAGGACCTCTCCGACGCCGAACTGGTCCGTCTCATCGACCGGTTCCTGATGTTCTACATCCGCACGGCGGACCGGCTGGAGCGCACCTCGACATGGCTCGACCGCATCGAGGGCGGCCTGGACCACGTCAGGGACGTCGTCGTCCACGACTCGCTCGGCATCTGCGACGAGCTGGAGCGGCTGATGACCGACCACGTCGCCGGCTACCGCGACGAGTGGGCCGAGACCATCAACGACCCGGAGCGGCTGCGTCGCTTCGTCACCTTCGTGAACGCCCCCGACGCCCCCGACCCCTCGGTCAAGTTCGTCCCGGAGCGCGACCAGGTCAAGCCGGACCTGGACATCCTCGCGGGCCCGGTGCTCGCCATCCGTACTCTTGAAGGGACCTCTTCCTGA
- a CDS encoding NAD(P)/FAD-dependent oxidoreductase, which translates to MRTQTENAARVVVIGAGMAGARLAARVPGVTVIGEEAHAPYNRVLLAEVLAGRYEPDVIALPPAEVRRGVRVVRIDRAERQVLCDDGGVIGYDRLVLATGSNPVLPPLRGLGHMLPDGVHPFRTLDDCLALRAAVRPGVRAVVIGGGLLGVSAARALAECGAQVVLAQQGEHLMERQLDAEAAGMLRRHLEALGVEVHTECRVRGLRCTDGDTPAVRAVELADGYELEAEITVLACGVRPRTGLAQAAGLDVRKGVVVDDELRTSDPYVHAVGDCAEHDGTVYGLAGAAIEQADVLAEVLAGRPARYGGTRALTRLTLRSPAAAPVTAGAAVASGTSGGLDLAAFGDSRPMPGDDVIRLADATRNAYRTVVVRGDRLAGGVLFGDLAAVGTLARTWQDDDPLPADMSLLHLLTNDGGF; encoded by the coding sequence ATGAGGACACAGACGGAGAACGCGGCGCGGGTGGTGGTGATCGGCGCCGGGATGGCGGGCGCGCGGCTCGCCGCCCGGGTCCCCGGTGTCACCGTCATCGGCGAGGAGGCGCACGCCCCGTACAACAGGGTGCTGCTGGCCGAGGTGCTCGCCGGCCGGTACGAGCCGGACGTGATCGCACTGCCGCCCGCCGAGGTGCGGCGCGGGGTGCGGGTCGTACGGATCGACCGGGCGGAGCGACAGGTGCTCTGCGACGACGGGGGCGTCATCGGCTACGACCGCCTGGTCCTGGCCACCGGCTCCAACCCGGTGCTGCCGCCGCTGCGGGGACTCGGTCACATGCTGCCGGACGGGGTGCATCCCTTCCGCACCCTCGACGACTGCCTGGCTCTGCGCGCCGCGGTACGCCCCGGCGTACGCGCCGTGGTCATCGGCGGCGGCCTCCTCGGGGTGTCGGCCGCCCGCGCTCTCGCCGAGTGCGGCGCGCAGGTGGTGCTGGCCCAGCAGGGCGAGCACCTCATGGAGCGGCAGCTGGACGCCGAGGCGGCCGGGATGCTGCGCCGTCACCTGGAGGCGCTCGGCGTGGAGGTGCACACCGAGTGCCGGGTGCGCGGGCTGCGCTGCACCGACGGGGACACCCCGGCGGTGCGGGCCGTGGAGCTCGCCGACGGCTACGAGCTGGAGGCCGAGATCACGGTGCTGGCCTGCGGAGTCCGCCCCAGGACGGGCCTGGCGCAGGCCGCCGGGCTCGATGTCCGCAAGGGCGTCGTCGTGGACGACGAGCTGCGCACCTCGGACCCGTACGTCCACGCGGTCGGCGACTGCGCCGAGCACGACGGGACGGTCTACGGACTGGCGGGTGCCGCCATCGAACAGGCCGATGTACTGGCCGAGGTGCTGGCCGGACGTCCGGCCCGCTACGGGGGCACCAGGGCCCTGACGCGGCTCACCCTGCGCTCCCCCGCCGCCGCTCCCGTCACCGCCGGAGCCGCCGTCGCCTCCGGGACTTCCGGCGGACTCGACCTGGCAGCCTTCGGCGACTCCCGCCCGATGCCCGGCGACGACGTGATCCGGCTGGCCGACGCCACCCGGAACGCGTACCGCACGGTCGTCGTCCGGGGCGACCGGCTGGCGGGCGGGGTGCTGTTCGGCGATCTCGCCGCGGTCGGCACCCTCGCCCGGACCTGGCAGGACGACGACCCCCTCCCCGCCGACATGTCCCTGCTCCACCTGCTCACCAACGACGGAGGCTTCTGA
- a CDS encoding DUF5990 family protein, protein MQIHIEASELPGRTCGPDTDFPGFENIHVGVQRKDRPGELFGLHPGDAAFASWTLDCTAVPTAEGVEVSGPYVQNRLGGRFVYLSWGTVDGSGAFTMFRRAKLMMSDITPEVLEAASRTGHLTARLRLSDDRGQPRCARVRPPDITWSATDGSAPPGV, encoded by the coding sequence ATGCAGATCCACATCGAAGCCTCAGAACTCCCGGGCCGCACCTGCGGCCCTGACACCGACTTCCCCGGTTTCGAGAACATCCACGTCGGCGTGCAGCGCAAGGACCGGCCCGGCGAGCTGTTCGGCCTGCATCCCGGCGACGCGGCGTTCGCCTCCTGGACCCTGGACTGCACCGCTGTTCCCACCGCAGAGGGCGTCGAGGTGTCCGGGCCGTACGTCCAGAACCGGCTCGGAGGACGCTTCGTGTACCTCTCCTGGGGCACCGTGGACGGCTCCGGAGCCTTCACCATGTTCCGGCGGGCCAAACTGATGATGAGCGACATCACCCCGGAGGTCCTGGAGGCCGCCTCGCGGACCGGGCACCTCACCGCACGGCTGCGCCTGAGCGACGACAGGGGACAGCCGCGGTGCGCCCGCGTACGCCCGCCGGACATCACCTGGTCCGCGACGGACGGGAGCGCCCCTCCCGGGGTCTGA
- a CDS encoding sulfite exporter TauE/SafE family protein encodes MPDTTLTTLVLLCLAAAAAGWIDAVVGGGGLLLLPALLLGLPNVPAAHILGTNKAVAIVGTSGAAVTYVRKAPVQVGTAVRIGLMALAGSMTGAFFAAGISSDVLRPVIMVVLLAVAAFVMLRPSFGTAAAGDGPGKKVTRARTVTAIVLVGGGIGFYDGLFGPGTGTFLVLALTAVLHLDLVTASATAKIVNVCTNAGALAMFAYQGTVLWQLAALMAVFNLAGGMLGARMALRRGSDFVRGVLLVVVFSLVAKLGYDQWTA; translated from the coding sequence ATGCCTGACACAACCCTCACCACCCTGGTCCTCCTCTGCCTGGCCGCCGCCGCGGCCGGCTGGATCGACGCGGTGGTGGGAGGCGGCGGCCTGCTCCTCCTGCCCGCCCTCCTGCTGGGCCTCCCGAACGTCCCGGCCGCGCACATCCTCGGTACCAACAAGGCCGTCGCCATCGTCGGCACCTCGGGGGCCGCCGTGACGTACGTGCGGAAAGCCCCGGTGCAGGTGGGGACGGCGGTACGGATCGGGCTCATGGCGCTCGCGGGATCGATGACCGGCGCCTTCTTCGCCGCGGGCATCAGCAGCGACGTGCTGCGCCCGGTGATCATGGTGGTGCTGCTCGCCGTGGCGGCCTTCGTGATGCTGCGCCCGTCCTTCGGCACGGCGGCGGCAGGCGACGGCCCGGGCAAGAAGGTCACCCGGGCCCGTACGGTCACCGCGATCGTGCTGGTCGGCGGCGGTATCGGCTTCTACGACGGCCTGTTCGGCCCCGGCACGGGCACTTTCCTGGTGCTGGCCCTGACCGCCGTGCTCCACCTCGACCTGGTCACCGCGTCCGCGACCGCCAAGATCGTGAACGTCTGCACCAACGCCGGTGCGCTGGCGATGTTCGCCTACCAGGGCACCGTCCTGTGGCAGCTGGCCGCGCTGATGGCCGTATTCAATCTGGCGGGCGGGATGCTCGGGGCGCGGATGGCGCTGAGGAGGGGCAGCGACTTCGTCCGCGGGGTCCTGCTGGTCGTGGTGTTCTCGCTGGTCGCCAAGCTCGGCTACGACCAGTGGACCGCCTGA
- a CDS encoding gamma-glutamylcyclotransferase family protein, producing the protein MTAGRPPFFVYGTLLPGEPNHDRFLRGRTREERPAVLPGALLYEGPGYPYAIEGHGTVHGALITAAPGAYAELLRLLDDLEQYLGPDHPRNLYERVARPVVPVPPPGNPGGGTGGLRSAEPVRAWAYPAATAVARSLRTGGTPVPGGDWLSRRPPPAPRTP; encoded by the coding sequence GTGACGGCCGGCCGGCCGCCCTTCTTCGTGTACGGCACGCTGCTCCCCGGAGAGCCGAACCACGACCGGTTCCTCCGGGGCCGTACCCGCGAGGAACGGCCGGCCGTGCTGCCGGGCGCCCTCCTCTACGAGGGCCCCGGCTACCCGTACGCCATCGAGGGCCACGGAACCGTCCACGGCGCGCTGATCACCGCCGCACCCGGGGCGTACGCGGAACTCCTCCGGCTCCTGGACGACCTGGAGCAGTACCTGGGGCCGGATCACCCGCGCAACCTGTACGAACGGGTGGCCCGCCCTGTCGTGCCGGTGCCCCCGCCGGGCAACCCCGGCGGGGGCACCGGCGGGCTCCGCTCCGCCGAGCCCGTCCGCGCCTGGGCCTACCCCGCGGCCACCGCCGTCGCCCGTTCCCTGCGTACCGGCGGCACGCCCGTACCGGGCGGGGACTGGCTCAGCCGGCGGCCTCCACCCGCACCGCGCACACCTTGA
- the nirD gene encoding nitrite reductase small subunit NirD — translation MTTQTMDTAQDTRSIQLADGDGWLTVCDRSLLTPGRGVAALLPDGRQVALFVDRAGRAYAIDNRDPFTGAYVLSRGLVGSAEGRPFVASPLLKQRFDLETGACLDDDDVTVPVFPVRAD, via the coding sequence ATGACGACCCAGACGATGGACACGGCGCAGGACACCCGGTCGATCCAGCTCGCGGACGGGGACGGCTGGCTCACGGTCTGCGACCGCTCGCTGCTGACCCCGGGGCGCGGTGTCGCGGCACTCCTCCCGGACGGCCGGCAGGTCGCACTGTTCGTGGACCGGGCGGGGCGCGCGTACGCGATCGACAACCGTGATCCGTTCACCGGTGCGTACGTCCTCTCCCGCGGCCTGGTCGGCTCGGCGGAGGGGCGGCCGTTCGTCGCCTCGCCGCTGCTGAAGCAGCGCTTCGACCTGGAGACGGGCGCCTGCCTGGACGACGACGACGTCACCGTGCCGGTCTTCCCGGTCCGCGCGGACTGA
- a CDS encoding NADPH-dependent FMN reductase yields MDIDTLAPTPHDAPLKVAVILGSNREGRFGPVIAEWFLGRTAGHPAIAAELIDVAETEPPATGAAGATARLAGADAFVVLTPEYNHSYPAPLKNLIDRHYAEWQAKPVAFVSYGGISGGLRAVEHLRQVFAELHAVSVRDTVSFHNAGALFDDRGALKDPAEADGAAKRMLDQLVWWGRALREARTRHPYGG; encoded by the coding sequence ATGGACATCGACACACTCGCTCCCACTCCTCACGACGCCCCCCTGAAGGTGGCTGTCATCCTCGGCAGCAACCGGGAGGGCCGCTTCGGGCCCGTCATCGCCGAATGGTTCCTCGGGCGGACGGCCGGCCACCCGGCCATCGCGGCCGAGCTGATCGACGTGGCCGAGACCGAGCCGCCTGCCACCGGAGCCGCCGGGGCGACCGCGCGGCTGGCGGGCGCCGACGCCTTCGTCGTCCTCACCCCCGAGTACAACCACTCCTACCCGGCCCCACTGAAGAACCTCATCGACCGGCACTACGCCGAATGGCAGGCCAAGCCCGTCGCGTTCGTGTCGTACGGCGGGATCTCCGGCGGCCTGCGGGCCGTCGAGCACCTGCGCCAGGTCTTCGCCGAGCTGCACGCCGTCTCCGTCCGCGACACCGTCTCCTTCCACAACGCGGGTGCCCTCTTCGACGACCGGGGCGCCCTCAAGGACCCGGCCGAGGCCGACGGGGCCGCCAAGAGGATGCTCGACCAGCTGGTCTGGTGGGGCCGCGCCCTGCGCGAGGCCAGGACCCGGCACCCGTACGGCGGCTGA
- a CDS encoding molybdopterin oxidoreductase family protein — MARTETSTHCPYCALQCGMKLRPVTDGGVVEVVERTDFPVNRGALCGKGRTAPAVLAAGVRLTGPLVRGADGELAPASWDEALERIADSLRGTRAEHGADAVGVFGGGGLTNEKAYALGKFARVVLGTSQIDYNGRFCMSSAAAAHQRAFGLDRGLPFPLEDIPRTGCVILVGSNLAETMPPALRYLTELRENGGRLIVIDPRRTRTAEQADLHLAPRPGTDLALALGMLHLVVADGRVDEEFVRSRTSGWDEARAGAMAHWPELVERLTGVSVPQLREAVEMFCGAENGMVLTARGPEQQAKGTDTVGAWINFCLATGRAGRPLSGYGCLTGQGNGQGGREHGQKADQLPGYRKLTDPAARRHVAGVWGVDPDTLPGPGRSAYELLDALGRDVRSLLVMGSNPVVSAPHAGHIEERLRSLDFLAVADVVLSETAALADVVLPVTQWAEESGTTTSLEGRVLLRRRAVTPPEGVRSDLEVLNALAGALGHGKGFPADPEEVFDELRRASAGGPADYAGITYARIAAEDGVFWPCPDEEHAGTPRLFLERFATDDGRARFVPVTHRAAGEETDAEYPVVLTTGRVVSQYQSGAQTRRVAELNAAAPGPFVELHPRLAERIGVADGEAVAVTSRRGRAVAPARITVAIRQDTVFMPFHWPGEGRANSLTNPALDPVSRMPEFKVCAVRVEAAG, encoded by the coding sequence ATGGCCCGCACCGAGACGTCCACCCACTGCCCGTACTGCGCGCTCCAGTGCGGGATGAAGCTGCGACCGGTCACCGACGGCGGGGTGGTCGAGGTCGTGGAGCGCACCGATTTCCCCGTCAACCGGGGAGCTCTGTGCGGCAAGGGGCGCACGGCGCCCGCCGTGCTCGCCGCAGGTGTGCGGCTGACGGGCCCCCTCGTCCGTGGCGCGGACGGTGAGCTGGCGCCCGCGAGCTGGGACGAGGCGCTGGAGCGGATCGCGGACAGTCTGCGCGGGACACGGGCGGAGCACGGCGCGGACGCCGTGGGTGTGTTCGGCGGGGGCGGGCTCACCAACGAGAAGGCGTACGCCCTCGGGAAGTTCGCCCGGGTGGTGCTCGGCACCTCGCAGATCGACTACAACGGCCGCTTCTGCATGTCGTCGGCCGCCGCCGCGCACCAGAGGGCGTTCGGGCTCGACCGTGGGCTGCCGTTCCCGCTGGAGGACATCCCCAGGACCGGGTGCGTGATCCTGGTCGGCTCGAACCTCGCGGAGACCATGCCGCCCGCGCTGCGCTATCTGACCGAGCTGAGGGAGAACGGCGGCCGGCTGATCGTCATCGACCCGCGCCGGACCAGGACCGCCGAGCAGGCGGATCTGCATCTGGCCCCCCGGCCGGGCACGGATCTGGCCCTCGCTCTCGGCATGCTGCACCTGGTCGTGGCGGACGGGCGGGTGGACGAGGAGTTCGTCCGCTCCCGGACGAGCGGCTGGGACGAGGCCAGGGCGGGTGCGATGGCGCACTGGCCGGAGCTGGTGGAGCGCCTCACCGGGGTGTCCGTGCCGCAGCTGCGCGAGGCCGTGGAGATGTTCTGCGGGGCGGAGAACGGCATGGTCCTCACCGCGCGGGGCCCCGAACAGCAGGCCAAGGGCACGGACACGGTGGGGGCGTGGATCAACTTCTGCCTGGCCACCGGCCGGGCGGGCCGCCCGCTCTCCGGCTACGGCTGCCTGACCGGCCAGGGCAACGGCCAGGGCGGCCGGGAGCACGGCCAGAAGGCCGACCAGCTGCCCGGTTACCGCAAGCTCACGGACCCTGCGGCGCGCCGCCATGTGGCGGGGGTGTGGGGTGTCGACCCCGACACGCTGCCGGGGCCGGGGCGCAGTGCGTACGAGCTGCTGGACGCGCTGGGCCGGGACGTGCGGTCACTGCTGGTCATGGGGTCCAATCCCGTCGTGTCGGCGCCGCACGCGGGGCACATCGAGGAGCGGCTGCGGTCGCTGGACTTCCTGGCGGTCGCGGACGTGGTGCTGTCGGAGACGGCGGCGCTGGCCGATGTGGTGCTGCCGGTGACGCAGTGGGCGGAGGAGAGCGGGACGACGACCAGTCTGGAGGGCCGGGTGCTGCTGCGGCGGCGTGCGGTCACGCCGCCGGAGGGGGTACGCAGCGACCTGGAGGTGCTGAACGCGCTGGCAGGGGCCCTGGGGCACGGAAAGGGCTTCCCGGCCGATCCGGAGGAGGTCTTCGACGAGTTGCGACGGGCCTCCGCGGGCGGCCCCGCCGACTACGCGGGCATCACCTACGCGCGGATCGCGGCGGAGGACGGGGTGTTCTGGCCCTGCCCGGACGAGGAGCACGCCGGGACGCCTCGGCTGTTCCTGGAACGGTTCGCGACGGACGACGGACGGGCACGTTTCGTGCCCGTCACGCACCGGGCCGCCGGGGAGGAGACCGACGCGGAGTACCCGGTGGTGCTGACGACGGGACGGGTCGTGTCCCAGTACCAGTCGGGGGCGCAGACCCGCCGGGTGGCCGAGCTGAACGCCGCCGCACCGGGGCCGTTCGTGGAGCTGCATCCACGGCTCGCCGAGCGGATCGGGGTGGCCGACGGCGAGGCCGTCGCGGTCACCTCACGGCGCGGGCGGGCGGTGGCACCGGCCCGGATCACCGTGGCGATCAGGCAGGACACCGTGTTCATGCCGTTCCACTGGCCGGGCGAGGGCCGGGCCAACTCCCTGACCAATCCGGCCCTCGACCCGGTGTCGCGGATGCCGGAGTTCAAGGTGTGCGCGGTGCGGGTGGAGGCCGCCGGCTGA